The Paenibacillus sp. RC334 nucleotide sequence ATTCCAACTTTCCTGGTTGTAAAAAGCATGGGGCTCATCAATTCGTATTGGTCTCTGATCCTTCCCGTGGCCATTAATGCATTTAACCTGATTATTATGCGTAACTTTTTTCAGGCGCTACCGGATGATCTGGAGGAATCGGCCAAGATGGATGGGTGTAACGATTTTGGCATCTTCTTTAAAATTATGCTGCCGTTAGCTATGCCCTCTATTGCAACTATTTCACTTTTCTACGCGGTAGCCTACTGGAATACGTATATGCATGCCATTCTCTATATTAATGATTCCGCCAAATGGCCTATTCAGGTCTTGCTTCGCCAAATTGTAATCGTTTCCAGTGGTATGCAGGCAGAAGGAACCTCTGTGGATGTCATCCCACCTGCGCAGACGATTAAGATGGCGGTCATTGTGGTTGCAACCGTTCCTATGCTAATCGTGTATCCATTTGTGCAAAAACACTTTGTCAAAGGAGCATTATTAGGGGCGGTAAAAGGATAAACTGCCCCTTGATTGCTAGTGAAGTTCATTTTAATTCGCTTGCTTCATCTTACGGTATGCTCCGGGCGTGACCTGCTCCTTCTTCCGAAACGAGCGGATAAAGTTCTGCGGATTATGATATTGCAATCGCTCGGCGATTTCTTTAATCGTCATATCCGTCTCAATGAGCCACTTTTTGCCCATTTGCAGCCGGTAGCCCATTAGATACTCACTGAACGTCGTACCGTATTCTTTTTTGAAAATACTGCTTAAATAATTGGGATTGTAATGAAGACGGTCCCCAATGAGCTCCAGTGACAATTCCTGGTCATATTCAGCCCGGATAATGGCGGCAATTTTCTCGGAGAGACAGCGGAATTGCTGGTTCGTCTTCTCCTTCATACTTTTTACCATAGGGGAAATGACTTGCTCCACCAGCATACGCTCGATCTCTTCCGGATTACGAATGTCCAGCAGACGATGGTACAACGCATGATTGTTCTGCGTCAGCAACACTTCGATCCCTAGCAGCTGCTCCAATTGAATGAGGTTATTCACAAACCGCACCAACAGCACCTCAAAGTTCATGGAATGATTGTTCTTTGTCATTATTTCAGTCAATAAGGAATGTACGGTAAGTCGTACTCGCTCTTCATCTCCTATTCGAATGGCGTCAAACAGCTGCGATTCCATTTCCGTCGGATAATGAAGCAGCACCGGGCCTGAAATGACTGTGGAAATGTCTTCGTAAAATATAATGGATTCTTTGCCTAAGTTTAAACGGTGGTGCAAGGCTTGCTTACTCATCTCACAGGCTTCCTTGCTTTCTAACAAATTGTCATACGATTTACTAATGCCGATACTGATGGATACATTCAAATACTCTTTTACGGTTCGAATCAAAAGGGTGGCATCATCCAGCACTTGCTTGTTTATTTCCTGTTCATTCTTTCCTGTAAACATTAAAATGGTCGCCTGGATGTCATCGTTCAAAATGATGGGAAGCATTCGCTGCTGCTCTGGAATGGTTTCTTCTACGATTTTGTTAATAGCCAGCAGTAAAATGTCCTTATCCGAGGGCTCCCGATCTCCCAGATTATCCAGTTGAATCAACAGGGTAATATACATTTGGTTCTCCAGTTGCGGATAGCCCAAACGTGGCATTTTTCGTGCCAATTCCTCGGCTGAAATCCGCCTGCGAAACAGGTTAAGGATCAATTGGGTTTCAAGCTGTGGCATTTCGGACTGAATGAGGCTTTCCAGGCTTTCCTTTTCCGTTACAATGCTGTCAATGGAATCAATAATCCAGTCAATTTCATTTTTGGAAGGCTCATTTTTGAACGAAAAATTAGGATTTTTAGGCAGGCTGCGTTTAATTTGCTGGAATGGCTTTGTAAAATAGACGGCTATGATATACGCCACCACCACAATCAAGAGTGTGAGTACAAGTACCATCGTGATGATCCCGAATTTGGTCGTTTGGAATGCATTCGAAATCTCCTTTTTATCTAATATCGTTAAATACGTCCAGTTGTTATAAGCAGACTTGGCATAAATGACTTGCTGAGCAGGCTGATGCTTCGTTTTTTCCAGTGTCAACATGCCTGAATTGTCGGGTGTAGCCGTAGCCTCTGAAATGTGCTGGAGCTGCTGGGTGGTCAATAATTGTTCAACGGGCTCGGTTTCGTACATTAAATCGCCTTGTTTATTCAGAATAAAAACGGCCATGTGATCCTCTGCTTGAATTGTACGATTTAACGTTTGCAACGAAATATCCGACAGCGCAATGGCTTGCTTCTTTTTGGAGAATACAGGCAAAGTATTTACAAAGCGGATTCCCTTGTCTGTTTTAATCCAGAATAGCCCCTTATCCTGATGGTCGATATAGGTTTTAAATAGCTTCTCCCGTTCTGTTTTCGTCAAATAGGACAGGCTTCCATTGGATATTTTCCAATTCTGATCCAGGCTAATCAGTGAGTATTCCGTTCCTTCTAATCCCATCGTAGCAATATAATTGAGTTGCGAATTCACATTCCGATACGCTACAAAATCTTTTTCTGTAATGGGATGTTTTACGACTTCATCAAATGAACTGGTCGTACTATACGTATTAAAAGCATATTCAATCGTTTGGATTTTCTGCTCCAGACTGTTTTTGATCTGCGTCATGTAGCTTTGTTTACTGTTGGAAACTCTTTCCACAACTGAGCTAATTGTTGTAAAATAGATGTAGCTGCCGAAGCTGGCCACCAACCCTATTCCCAAAACCAGAATCGTAATAAAAATGGTATAGAACATCCTGCCTTTTTTCATTGCGCTCCCCCTTTGGTTCTTTGCATCATACCAAAATTATAGCGCTTTCATAACAAGGTTTAAATCATTTTTTTCACGTGTGCATTTATTTAAAAAACAAACCTGAGCTTAAGCCCACTCTTCAAACAGAAATGTTAAATACCATTACATCCGTCCCATCCCGTTTTATGTTCATCTGGATTAGCTTGCAGAATTTAAAAAAGGAATTTGGAGGTACCTTATGTTACACGTTGTTAGTCATAAAGAACAGATTGTAAAAAAAGAATTTCCGGCAGACACTTCCTTTCTCTCCCTCTATCCAGCAGTGGCCCATGAAGCTCGGCCTTTTATATTGGTACTGCCCGGCGGTG carries:
- a CDS encoding carbohydrate ABC transporter permease, producing MVQKSLKKESLGSRIFTIVNSTLLILIALTCLLPFLNIIASSFASTQEVVAKKFILFPVTFSLDAYRYILSTPTIFRGLGVSIGVTVVGTVVSMIFTAFMAYGLSRRYLLGRNTINFIVVFSMLFSGGMIPTFLVVKSMGLINSYWSLILPVAINAFNLIIMRNFFQALPDDLEESAKMDGCNDFGIFFKIMLPLAMPSIATISLFYAVAYWNTYMHAILYINDSAKWPIQVLLRQIVIVSSGMQAEGTSVDVIPPAQTIKMAVIVVATVPMLIVYPFVQKHFVKGALLGAVKG
- a CDS encoding helix-turn-helix domain-containing protein, whose amino-acid sequence is MKKGRMFYTIFITILVLGIGLVASFGSYIYFTTISSVVERVSNSKQSYMTQIKNSLEQKIQTIEYAFNTYSTTSSFDEVVKHPITEKDFVAYRNVNSQLNYIATMGLEGTEYSLISLDQNWKISNGSLSYLTKTEREKLFKTYIDHQDKGLFWIKTDKGIRFVNTLPVFSKKKQAIALSDISLQTLNRTIQAEDHMAVFILNKQGDLMYETEPVEQLLTTQQLQHISEATATPDNSGMLTLEKTKHQPAQQVIYAKSAYNNWTYLTILDKKEISNAFQTTKFGIITMVLVLTLLIVVVAYIIAVYFTKPFQQIKRSLPKNPNFSFKNEPSKNEIDWIIDSIDSIVTEKESLESLIQSEMPQLETQLILNLFRRRISAEELARKMPRLGYPQLENQMYITLLIQLDNLGDREPSDKDILLLAINKIVEETIPEQQRMLPIILNDDIQATILMFTGKNEQEINKQVLDDATLLIRTVKEYLNVSISIGISKSYDNLLESKEACEMSKQALHHRLNLGKESIIFYEDISTVISGPVLLHYPTEMESQLFDAIRIGDEERVRLTVHSLLTEIMTKNNHSMNFEVLLVRFVNNLIQLEQLLGIEVLLTQNNHALYHRLLDIRNPEEIERMLVEQVISPMVKSMKEKTNQQFRCLSEKIAAIIRAEYDQELSLELIGDRLHYNPNYLSSIFKKEYGTTFSEYLMGYRLQMGKKWLIETDMTIKEIAERLQYHNPQNFIRSFRKKEQVTPGAYRKMKQAN